The following are encoded together in the Gemmatimonadaceae bacterium genome:
- a CDS encoding amino acid permease — protein MASSLFLRKSLAECEADAERRGGLKRSLNKWHLTALGVGATIGAGIFATTGTAIVGDPSRPGAGPAIVFSFLLTAVACGFAALCYAEFAAMVPISGSAYTYAYASIGEFVAWIIGWDLIIEYAVGNIGVAIGWAGYFRELINHFGLDLPAWLATDYRTAHDAFRMLSSMPNDPVTRYMASAWTNAPHLFGLPFIVNLPAVAVVAVITVILVIGIKESADTNNAMVLLKIGIILFFIAVGLFLIKPHNWTDKASGGFAPNGFAGISAAAAIIFFSYIGFDAVSTAAEEAKNPAKDMPFGIVMSLVVCTVLYIAISIVMTGVAPWKLLGTPEPMITALQYASGPRGLLNASRFIIALGAVIAMGSVLLVFQLGQPRIFFSMARDGLLPPVMAKVHPKYKTPYVGTILTGVFVATFSAFANISEVVDLTNIGTLFAFVLVSAGVVLLRRLEPERPRPFRVPWVPITPFISIAACAYLMFQLPAITWARFVAWLILGLVFYFFYGYRHSALRRRSLGMAAAPAGESTTTGA, from the coding sequence CGTCCCTCTTCCTGCGGAAGTCGCTCGCCGAGTGCGAGGCGGACGCCGAGCGGCGCGGCGGGCTCAAGCGATCGCTCAACAAGTGGCACCTCACGGCGTTAGGCGTGGGGGCCACGATCGGCGCCGGGATTTTCGCCACGACCGGCACCGCCATCGTCGGCGACCCGTCCCGTCCCGGGGCGGGTCCGGCGATCGTATTTTCGTTCCTGCTCACCGCGGTCGCGTGCGGATTCGCGGCGCTGTGCTACGCCGAGTTCGCGGCGATGGTGCCGATTTCGGGATCGGCGTACACGTACGCGTACGCTTCGATCGGCGAGTTCGTCGCCTGGATCATCGGCTGGGACCTCATCATCGAGTACGCGGTCGGCAACATCGGCGTCGCGATCGGGTGGGCGGGATATTTTCGCGAGCTGATCAACCACTTCGGCCTGGATCTGCCGGCGTGGCTGGCCACGGACTACCGGACGGCGCACGACGCGTTCCGGATGCTGTCGTCGATGCCTAACGACCCGGTGACGCGGTACATGGCCTCGGCGTGGACGAATGCGCCGCACCTGTTCGGGCTGCCGTTCATCGTCAATCTGCCCGCGGTCGCGGTCGTTGCGGTGATCACGGTGATTCTCGTGATCGGCATCAAGGAGTCGGCCGACACGAACAACGCGATGGTGCTGCTCAAGATCGGCATCATCCTCTTCTTCATCGCGGTCGGCCTTTTCCTGATCAAGCCGCACAACTGGACGGACAAGGCGAGCGGCGGCTTCGCGCCCAACGGATTCGCCGGCATCAGCGCGGCGGCGGCGATCATTTTCTTCAGCTACATCGGGTTCGACGCGGTCTCGACCGCGGCCGAGGAGGCGAAGAATCCCGCCAAGGACATGCCGTTCGGGATCGTGATGAGCCTCGTCGTGTGTACGGTGCTCTACATTGCGATTTCGATCGTGATGACGGGCGTGGCGCCCTGGAAGCTGTTAGGCACGCCCGAGCCGATGATCACCGCGCTGCAGTACGCGTCCGGGCCGCGGGGCTTGCTCAACGCGTCGCGCTTCATCATCGCGTTGGGCGCGGTGATCGCCATGGGCAGCGTGCTGCTGGTGTTCCAGCTCGGCCAGCCGCGCATTTTCTTCTCGATGGCGCGGGACGGCCTGCTGCCGCCGGTCATGGCGAAGGTGCATCCCAAATACAAGACGCCGTACGTCGGCACGATCCTGACCGGCGTGTTCGTGGCGACGTTCTCGGCGTTCGCGAACATTTCCGAGGTGGTCGATCTGACGAATATCGGAACGCTGTTCGCGTTCGTGCTCGTGTCGGCCGGCGTGGTTCTGCTGCGGCGTCTCGAGCCCGAGCGGCCGCGGCCGTTCCGCGTTCCCTGGGTGCCGATCACGCCTTTCATCTCGATCGCCGCGTGTGCGTACCTCATGTTCCAGCTGCCGGCCATTACGTGGGCGCGGTTCGTGGCGTGGCTGATCCTCGGCCTCGTGTTCTACTTCTTCTATGGGTATCGCCACTCGGCGCTGCGCCGCAGATCGTTAGGCATGGCGGCGGCGCCGGCCGGCGAGTCCACGACCACGGGCGCGTGA